One region of Epilithonimonas zeae genomic DNA includes:
- a CDS encoding DUF2911 domain-containing protein yields MKKLILVASLLVGVSAFSQAKIDPTKLNYMPVDVSPMDAVYYPLQVASSKTETPKVKVEYSRPQKKNRVVFGNLIKYGEIWRFGANENSEIKFYTPVKIGGKEIPAGTYSIFAIPFEKEWTIVLNSDTDKWGAYFYDKSKDVVRFNVPVEKTTSPIEYFSVTFVQTKTGADLYAGWDSTQVKFPIEFK; encoded by the coding sequence ATGAAAAAATTAATTTTAGTCGCTTCATTATTAGTTGGAGTTAGCGCATTTTCACAAGCGAAAATCGACCCAACCAAACTGAATTATATGCCAGTTGACGTGAGTCCAATGGATGCAGTTTACTATCCGCTTCAGGTGGCTTCATCCAAAACGGAAACGCCGAAAGTGAAAGTAGAATATTCCCGTCCGCAGAAAAAAAACAGAGTCGTTTTCGGGAACCTTATCAAATACGGAGAAATCTGGAGATTTGGGGCAAATGAAAATTCTGAAATCAAATTTTACACGCCTGTGAAAATTGGTGGAAAAGAAATTCCTGCTGGAACTTACAGTATTTTCGCAATCCCATTTGAAAAAGAATGGACAATTGTTCTTAATTCTGATACAGATAAATGGGGAGCATATTTCTACGACAAAAGTAAAGATGTTGTGAGGTTCAATGTTCCGGTTGAGAAAACAACTTCTCCAATTGAGTATTTTTCCGTGACTTTTGTACAAACAAAAACGGGAGCAGATTTGTACGCTGGCTGGGATAGTACACAGGTTAAATTCCCGATTGAGTTTAAATAA
- a CDS encoding HAD family hydrolase, which translates to MKRDSIIFDLDGTLWNASETVVRAFNDSIQAIGFDINITSQTVRDFSGMKMDDIFAQHFSFVPKEKLKEFETIYAKKESQYLKKYGGELFPKVKETLEKLAENHRLFIVSNCMKGYIENFIGFFSFEDLFQDFECFGNDGLPKDKNIRLIVERNNLQNPVYVGDTIWDKESSEKAGVDFIYAAYGFGNVENSEQQIEKFEDLLEL; encoded by the coding sequence ATGAAGAGAGATAGCATTATTTTTGACTTAGACGGAACACTCTGGAATGCTTCGGAAACCGTTGTCAGAGCTTTTAACGACAGCATTCAGGCAATTGGATTTGATATCAATATTACGTCTCAAACCGTGAGAGATTTTTCTGGGATGAAAATGGACGATATTTTTGCGCAACATTTCAGTTTTGTTCCGAAAGAAAAGCTAAAGGAATTTGAAACAATTTATGCAAAGAAAGAAAGCCAATATCTTAAAAAATATGGTGGAGAATTGTTTCCAAAAGTCAAAGAAACACTTGAAAAATTAGCAGAAAATCATAGACTTTTCATTGTCAGCAATTGTATGAAAGGTTACATCGAGAATTTCATCGGGTTTTTTAGTTTTGAAGATTTGTTTCAAGATTTCGAATGTTTTGGCAACGACGGTTTACCAAAGGACAAGAATATACGGCTCATTGTTGAACGAAATAATCTACAAAATCCAGTTTATGTTGGCGACACTATTTGGGACAAAGAATCTTCCGAAAAAGCTGGCGTTGACTTTATTTATGCTGCTTACGGTTTTGGAAACGTAGAAAATTCCGAGCAACAGATAGAAAAATTCGAAGATTTATTAGAACTTTAG
- the hutG gene encoding formimidoylglutamase: protein MFEWTGRFDGEEESYHRIFQRVKRETGYETINPNDFVLHGFAVDEGVKRNKGRVGAQEAPDLIRKNMSNFPVVNFEFSLKDFGNIKCENNDLEATQNLLAEKVSKVLSKQGKSVVLGGGHEVTFAHYSGIKKAFPNQKIGIINFDAHFDNREPENGLASSGTGFWQIAKEGEIHSLHIGIQKDSNTRKLFEIADDFGMKYILADEIYSENLPNLMFTINSFLEDVNVIYVTVCMDVFNASIAPGVSAPAYNGIFADRQFMQIYHHILSSKKTKALDVAEVNPNFDIQERTARLAASLVNEWFMI, encoded by the coding sequence ATGTTTGAATGGACAGGCCGTTTTGATGGCGAAGAAGAATCGTATCACAGAATTTTCCAACGAGTGAAAAGAGAAACGGGTTATGAAACTATTAATCCTAATGATTTCGTTTTACACGGTTTTGCTGTAGATGAAGGCGTGAAACGTAATAAAGGTAGAGTAGGAGCCCAGGAAGCACCAGATTTGATTAGAAAAAATATGTCCAACTTTCCTGTTGTTAATTTCGAATTTTCACTGAAAGATTTCGGAAATATCAAATGTGAAAATAATGACCTCGAAGCAACTCAGAATTTATTAGCCGAAAAAGTTTCGAAAGTGTTATCAAAACAAGGGAAATCTGTTGTTTTAGGAGGTGGACACGAAGTCACTTTTGCTCATTATTCAGGAATTAAAAAAGCTTTTCCCAATCAAAAAATAGGAATCATCAACTTCGATGCTCACTTTGATAATCGTGAACCAGAAAACGGATTGGCAAGTTCTGGAACCGGTTTTTGGCAAATTGCAAAGGAAGGCGAGATTCATTCTTTGCATATTGGGATTCAGAAAGATAGTAACACTAGAAAATTGTTCGAGATTGCAGATGATTTTGGGATGAAATATATTTTGGCTGACGAAATTTACTCCGAAAATCTTCCGAATTTAATGTTTACAATCAACTCGTTTTTAGAAGATGTGAATGTTATTTACGTCACGGTTTGTATGGATGTTTTCAATGCGTCTATTGCGCCAGGTGTCAGTGCGCCTGCTTATAATGGGATTTTTGCTGACCGTCAATTTATGCAGATTTACCATCATATTTTATCATCAAAGAAAACAAAAGCATTGGATGTGGCAGAAGTCAACCCCAATTTTGATATACAGGAAAGAACCGCAAGATTAGCCGCAAGTCTTGTAAATGAATGGTTTATGATTTAG
- the hutI gene encoding imidazolonepropionase, producing the protein MKLIGPFKQIITLNNLPLKGKLQDESLEIIPNGGILTENGKILDVNDFDFLKQKFPDSEINFIDNEQIALPAFVDAHTHICFGGNRANDFAMRNAGKTYLEIAESGGGIWSSVQHTRQASEDNLVDGILERVNILLNQGITTIEIKSGYGLNVEEELKMLRAIKKAQAKTKATLVPTCLSAHLKPRDFEGSSEDYLNYILDEILPKVKEENLASRVDIFIEKSAFQPEESKTFLLKAKELGFQITVHADQFTAGSSRIAVEVGAKSADHLEATIDEDIEFLANSNTVAIALPGASLGLGEPFAPAREILDKGGILAIATDWNPGSAPMGNLVTQASILATYQKLTTAEVLAAITFRAAYALGLEDRGILAEGKKADFITYETDNFQNILYHQGSLKPKSVYINGEKI; encoded by the coding sequence ATGAAACTAATTGGTCCATTCAAGCAAATCATTACACTCAATAATCTTCCACTCAAAGGAAAATTACAAGACGAATCTTTAGAAATAATTCCCAATGGCGGAATTTTAACAGAAAATGGAAAAATTTTAGACGTCAACGATTTCGATTTTCTGAAACAAAAGTTTCCTGATTCTGAAATCAATTTTATTGATAATGAGCAAATCGCACTTCCAGCTTTTGTAGATGCACATACGCATATCTGTTTTGGAGGAAATCGGGCGAATGATTTTGCGATGAGAAATGCAGGTAAAACTTATCTTGAGATTGCAGAATCTGGTGGTGGAATCTGGAGTTCCGTTCAGCATACAAGACAAGCTTCGGAAGATAATTTGGTTGATGGAATCCTTGAACGTGTCAATATTTTGTTAAATCAAGGCATCACAACAATTGAAATAAAAAGTGGTTATGGATTGAATGTGGAAGAAGAACTGAAAATGTTGAGAGCTATAAAAAAAGCTCAGGCAAAAACCAAAGCAACCTTGGTTCCCACTTGCCTTTCCGCTCATTTAAAACCAAGAGATTTCGAAGGTTCATCGGAAGATTATCTTAATTATATTTTGGATGAAATTCTACCAAAAGTAAAAGAAGAAAACCTTGCTAGCCGTGTTGATATTTTTATTGAAAAATCAGCATTTCAGCCGGAAGAAAGCAAGACTTTCCTTTTGAAAGCTAAAGAATTAGGCTTTCAAATCACAGTTCACGCCGACCAGTTTACGGCTGGAAGTTCACGAATTGCTGTGGAAGTTGGTGCAAAATCTGCTGACCATTTGGAAGCGACTATCGATGAAGATATTGAGTTTCTTGCTAATTCAAATACGGTGGCGATTGCTTTGCCAGGTGCAAGTTTAGGTTTAGGCGAACCATTTGCTCCGGCAAGAGAAATTCTGGATAAAGGAGGGATTTTAGCAATTGCAACCGACTGGAATCCGGGTTCAGCGCCAATGGGAAATCTCGTTACTCAAGCCTCGATTTTGGCGACATATCAGAAGTTGACTACAGCGGAAGTTTTAGCTGCAATAACTTTCCGAGCAGCTTATGCTTTGGGTTTAGAGGACAGAGGGATTTTAGCAGAAGGGAAAAAGGCAGATTTTATCACTTACGAAACAGATAATTTCCAGAACATCCTTTATCACCAAGGAAGTTTGAAGCCGAAAAGTGTTTATATCAACGGAGAAAAAATCTAA
- the metF gene encoding methylenetetrahydrofolate reductase [NAD(P)H], protein MKITDHIKNANGKTLFSFEIVPPQKGVGIADLYKNIDPLMEFKPPFIDVTTSREEYIFLERGNGLMERKITRMRPGTLGICSAIQNKYNVDTVPHVLCGGFTKEETEYLLVDCMYLGINNIVALRGDAMKGEKYFEPSKGGHKYASDLVKQIHDLGIGEYLHGKIESDVDNSFCIGVAGYPEKHIEAPSMNYDLQMLKKKVEAGADYIVTQMFFDNQKFFDFVKQAREIGIDVPIIPGIKPIATKTHLQMLPQVFKIDLPETLINEVLKCKTNNDVREVGIEWAINQSKELLDFGIPVLHFYSMGKSDNILKIGREIF, encoded by the coding sequence ATGAAAATTACTGATCATATAAAAAACGCCAACGGCAAAACGCTTTTTTCTTTTGAAATTGTTCCGCCTCAAAAAGGTGTTGGAATCGCCGATTTGTATAAGAATATCGACCCGTTGATGGAATTCAAACCGCCATTTATAGATGTTACAACTTCCCGAGAAGAATATATTTTTCTGGAAAGAGGAAACGGTTTGATGGAGCGAAAAATCACAAGAATGCGTCCCGGAACTTTAGGGATTTGTTCGGCAATTCAGAATAAATATAATGTTGATACCGTTCCACACGTACTTTGTGGTGGATTTACTAAAGAAGAAACCGAATATCTTTTGGTGGATTGTATGTATTTGGGAATCAATAACATTGTTGCTTTGCGAGGTGATGCGATGAAAGGGGAAAAATATTTTGAACCTTCAAAAGGCGGACACAAATATGCTTCGGATTTGGTAAAACAGATTCACGATTTGGGAATCGGAGAATATCTTCACGGCAAGATAGAATCGGACGTTGATAACAGTTTTTGCATTGGTGTTGCGGGTTATCCTGAAAAACATATTGAAGCACCTTCTATGAATTATGACCTTCAGATGTTGAAGAAAAAAGTAGAAGCAGGCGCAGATTATATTGTAACTCAAATGTTCTTTGATAACCAGAAATTCTTCGATTTTGTAAAGCAAGCCAGAGAAATTGGGATTGACGTTCCGATTATTCCGGGAATCAAACCGATTGCTACCAAAACACATTTGCAAATGTTGCCACAGGTTTTCAAAATCGATTTACCAGAAACTCTCATTAATGAAGTTTTAAAATGCAAAACCAATAATGATGTTCGCGAAGTTGGAATAGAATGGGCGATTAACCAGAGCAAGGAACTTTTAGATTTTGGAATTCCTGTTCTGCATTTTTATTCAATGGGAAAAAGTGATAATATTCTCAAGATAGGAAGAGAAATATTTTAA
- the metH gene encoding methionine synthase, which translates to METDCKRKYLKLSGLEPLIITPESNFINVGERTNVAGSKKFLRLIKEEKYAEALDIARNQVEGGAQILDVNMDDGLLDGKTAMVRFLNLIASEPDIARIPIMIDSSKWEILEAGLQVVQGKPVVNSISLKGGEEEFIKQAKAIKRYGAAAIIMAFDEVGQADNYERRIEISKRSYDILVNQVGFPSEDIIFDLNIFPVATGMDEHRRNAIDFIEATRWVRTNLPNASVSGGVSNVSFSFRGNDSVREAMHSVFLYHAIKAGMNMGIVNPTMLEVYDEIPKDLLELVEDVMLDRKDDATEKLLDYSEKHKSTKKEKTEDLAWREQDLQSRITHALVKGIDRFIEEDTEEARKTSKRPLDVIEINLMTGMGVVGDLFGSGKMFLPQVVKSARVMKKAVAYLQPFIEAEKDQTQKSNGKVLMATVKGDVHDIGKNIVSVVLGCNNYEIVDLGVMVPAEKIIQTAIDEKVDVIGLSGLITPSLDEMVHIADELERKNLNFPLLIGGATTSKAHTAVKISPKYSSTVVHVNDASRAVGVVSSLLNRDKSNAYALEIRKDYDEFREKFLNRQVDKEYVPIAEAREKKFKIDWKNENIPTPKKLGVTIIEDQNLDELVEFIDWSPFFRSWQLFGKFPEILTDNVVGEQATILFNEAKIMLKKILKEKSFKAKGIFGIFPANANEQDDILVYDENQNVISTFRTLRQQHKKSEGKEYFALSDFIAPENSGKQDYIGTFCVCTGFGADELSKKYEDQNDDYNAIMVKALADRFAEAFAEYLHKKVRTEYWGYSENETLDNEELIKEKYLGIRPAPGYPACPDHLEKLTIWDLLKVEENIGVTLTESLAMWPTAAVSGYYFGNPKSKYFGVGKIDEDQLKDFAERKDVELDYARKWLAPNLAD; encoded by the coding sequence ATGGAAACAGATTGTAAAAGAAAATATCTGAAATTATCAGGTCTCGAGCCTTTAATTATAACACCCGAATCCAACTTTATCAACGTTGGGGAAAGAACCAATGTTGCCGGTTCCAAAAAATTTCTTCGTCTCATTAAAGAAGAAAAATATGCCGAAGCTCTGGATATTGCAAGAAACCAAGTAGAAGGCGGTGCTCAGATTCTTGATGTTAATATGGATGACGGGCTTTTGGACGGCAAAACCGCAATGGTCAGATTCCTGAATCTGATTGCCTCCGAACCAGACATTGCCAGAATCCCGATTATGATTGACTCTTCAAAATGGGAAATTCTGGAAGCCGGATTACAGGTTGTTCAGGGAAAGCCAGTTGTGAATTCCATTAGTTTGAAAGGTGGAGAAGAAGAATTCATCAAGCAGGCAAAAGCGATTAAAAGATATGGCGCAGCGGCCATTATTATGGCTTTTGATGAGGTTGGACAAGCCGATAATTACGAAAGAAGAATCGAAATTTCCAAAAGGTCTTATGATATTTTGGTGAATCAGGTTGGTTTTCCTTCCGAAGATATTATTTTCGATCTCAATATTTTCCCTGTTGCAACCGGAATGGATGAGCACCGCAGAAATGCGATTGACTTTATCGAAGCAACACGTTGGGTTCGCACCAATCTTCCAAATGCTTCAGTAAGTGGAGGCGTTTCCAATGTTTCATTTTCCTTTCGTGGAAATGATTCTGTGAGAGAAGCAATGCACTCTGTTTTCCTTTACCATGCCATAAAAGCTGGGATGAATATGGGAATCGTGAACCCGACAATGCTGGAAGTTTATGACGAAATTCCGAAAGATTTATTGGAATTGGTTGAAGATGTAATGCTAGACAGAAAAGACGATGCGACAGAAAAACTTCTGGATTACTCGGAAAAACATAAATCAACTAAAAAAGAAAAAACAGAAGACCTCGCTTGGAGAGAACAGGATTTACAATCGAGAATTACACACGCTTTAGTCAAAGGAATTGATCGTTTTATAGAAGAAGATACAGAGGAAGCTAGAAAAACTTCAAAACGACCGCTTGATGTGATTGAGATAAATCTGATGACAGGAATGGGCGTTGTCGGCGACCTTTTCGGAAGCGGAAAAATGTTCTTGCCTCAGGTTGTAAAATCGGCGAGAGTAATGAAAAAAGCGGTGGCTTATCTTCAGCCTTTCATCGAAGCAGAAAAAGACCAGACTCAAAAATCCAACGGAAAAGTTCTTATGGCAACAGTGAAAGGCGATGTTCACGATATCGGGAAAAATATTGTAAGCGTGGTTTTGGGTTGTAATAATTATGAGATTGTGGATTTGGGCGTGATGGTTCCGGCAGAAAAAATCATTCAGACGGCCATTGATGAAAAAGTGGACGTGATTGGATTAAGCGGATTGATTACACCAAGTCTGGACGAGATGGTTCATATTGCAGACGAACTGGAACGTAAGAATCTTAATTTCCCTTTATTGATTGGAGGTGCAACCACTTCCAAAGCACATACAGCGGTAAAAATTTCGCCAAAATATTCCAGTACAGTTGTTCACGTGAATGACGCTTCCAGAGCGGTTGGTGTTGTGAGTTCTCTTTTGAATCGAGATAAATCCAATGCTTATGCTTTGGAAATCAGAAAAGATTATGATGAATTCCGTGAAAAATTCCTGAACCGACAAGTTGATAAAGAGTATGTTCCGATTGCAGAAGCTCGTGAGAAAAAATTCAAAATCGATTGGAAAAACGAAAATATTCCAACACCTAAAAAATTGGGAGTTACTATTATCGAAGACCAAAATCTGGATGAATTAGTTGAGTTTATTGACTGGTCACCGTTTTTCAGAAGCTGGCAATTGTTTGGAAAATTCCCTGAGATTTTGACTGATAATGTTGTGGGTGAACAAGCGACGATTTTGTTCAATGAAGCTAAGATAATGCTCAAAAAAATCCTGAAAGAAAAGAGTTTCAAAGCCAAAGGGATTTTCGGAATTTTTCCAGCGAATGCAAATGAACAGGACGATATTTTGGTTTATGATGAAAATCAGAATGTGATTTCGACTTTTAGAACTCTGCGACAACAACATAAGAAATCCGAAGGGAAAGAGTATTTTGCTTTAAGTGATTTTATTGCGCCTGAAAATTCCGGAAAACAGGATTATATTGGGACTTTCTGTGTTTGTACAGGTTTCGGAGCTGATGAGTTGTCAAAAAAATATGAAGACCAAAATGATGATTACAACGCCATTATGGTAAAAGCTTTGGCAGACCGTTTTGCAGAAGCCTTCGCCGAATATCTTCACAAAAAAGTCAGAACCGAATACTGGGGTTATTCTGAAAATGAAACGCTGGATAACGAGGAATTAATCAAAGAAAAATATCTCGGAATTCGTCCGGCTCCAGGTTATCCAGCTTGTCCCGATCATTTAGAAAAACTGACCATTTGGGATTTACTTAAAGTTGAAGAAAATATCGGCGTGACTTTAACCGAAAGTTTGGCAATGTGGCCAACTGCTGCAGTTTCAGGTTATTATTTTGGGAATCCAAAATCTAAATATTTCGGAGTAGGAAAAATTGATGAAGACCAATTAAAAGATTTTGCTGAAAGAAAAGATGTTGAGTTAGATTATGCTAGAAAATGGCTGGCTCCAAACTTAGCAGATTAA
- a CDS encoding homocysteine S-methyltransferase family protein, which produces MNNSEQLYNALKNRILILDGAMGTMIQRYNFTEEDYRGERFKDWKSPLKGNNDLLSLTQPEAIEEIHRKYLLAGADIIETNTFSGTTIAMADYHMEDLVYELNYESAKIAKKVCDEFTAQNPDKSRFVAGSIGPTNRTASLSPDVNDPGYRAITFDELRIAYKQQAEALLDGGSDILLVETIFDTLNAKAALFAIDEIREERNITIPIMVSGTITDASGRTLSGQTADAFLISVSHMDLISVGFNCALGAKQLTPYLEILANHTDFGISAYPNAGLPNAFGQYDETAGQMAEQVKEYLEKGLINIIGGCCGTTPDHIKAIADLAQAYHPRKLNITA; this is translated from the coding sequence ATGAATAATTCAGAACAACTATACAACGCACTGAAAAACAGAATTCTCATTCTCGATGGAGCAATGGGAACGATGATTCAGCGCTACAATTTCACCGAGGAAGATTACCGAGGCGAGCGATTCAAAGACTGGAAATCGCCATTGAAAGGAAACAATGATTTGCTGTCTCTCACGCAACCTGAAGCTATTGAAGAAATTCATAGAAAATATCTTTTGGCAGGCGCAGATATCATCGAAACCAATACATTTTCCGGAACAACCATTGCAATGGCGGATTATCATATGGAAGATCTGGTTTACGAACTTAACTATGAATCTGCCAAAATTGCTAAAAAAGTCTGTGATGAATTTACCGCTCAGAATCCCGACAAATCAAGATTTGTTGCAGGTTCAATCGGACCAACCAACAGAACGGCAAGCCTTAGTCCGGACGTCAATGACCCAGGTTACAGAGCTATCACTTTTGACGAACTCAGAATCGCTTACAAACAACAGGCAGAAGCTTTGCTCGATGGAGGTTCAGACATCCTTTTGGTTGAAACAATCTTCGATACTTTGAATGCAAAAGCGGCACTTTTTGCCATTGATGAAATAAGAGAAGAACGCAATATCACTATTCCAATTATGGTTTCAGGAACGATTACCGATGCTTCTGGAAGAACTTTGAGTGGGCAAACGGCTGATGCATTTTTGATTTCTGTTTCACATATGGATTTGATAAGTGTTGGTTTCAACTGTGCTTTAGGAGCAAAACAATTGACGCCTTACCTGGAAATTCTTGCCAATCACACAGATTTCGGAATCTCGGCTTATCCAAACGCAGGTTTACCAAACGCTTTCGGCCAATACGACGAAACAGCCGGTCAAATGGCAGAGCAGGTGAAGGAATATTTGGAGAAAGGTCTAATCAATATTATTGGTGGTTGCTGCGGAACAACGCCGGACCATATCAAAGCGATTGCGGATTTGGCACAAGCTTACCATCCGAGAAAACTTAATATAACAGCATAA
- a CDS encoding O-succinylhomoserine sulfhydrylase — MENFETQAIRTQTERTQFDEHSTPLYLTSSFVFEDAEDMRASFAEEKDKNLYSRFSNPNVTEFVDKITKMEGAESGYAFATGMAAIYSTFAALLDAGDHIVSCQSVFGSTHTLFTKYFTKWNIETSYFKAEDAENVEQYIKPNTKILYLETPTNPAIEVLDLEFFGQIAKKHNLIFIVDNCFATPYLQQPIKYGADLVVHSATKLIDGQGRVLGGVAVGKADLIREIYLFARNTGPAMSPFNAWVLSKSLETLAIRVEKHCENALKVAEFLENHPNVELVKYPFLKSHPSYEIAKKQMKLGGNIVAFEIKGGTEGGRNFLNRIKMCSLSANLGDTRTIVTHPASTTHSKLSDEERSEVGITTGLVRCSVGLENIDDIINDLKQALD, encoded by the coding sequence ATGGAAAATTTTGAAACACAAGCCATAAGGACTCAAACCGAAAGAACTCAGTTTGACGAACATTCCACGCCGTTATATCTCACGTCAAGCTTCGTATTTGAAGATGCGGAAGATATGCGTGCAAGTTTTGCAGAAGAAAAAGACAAGAATCTTTACAGCCGTTTCAGCAACCCAAACGTCACAGAATTTGTTGATAAAATCACGAAAATGGAAGGTGCGGAATCCGGTTACGCTTTTGCAACAGGAATGGCGGCGATTTATTCAACATTTGCAGCGTTGCTTGATGCGGGCGACCATATTGTGAGTTGTCAGTCGGTATTTGGTTCTACTCACACATTATTCACAAAATATTTCACGAAGTGGAATATCGAAACATCTTATTTCAAAGCAGAAGATGCGGAAAACGTAGAACAATACATCAAACCAAATACAAAAATCTTGTATCTGGAAACGCCGACGAACCCCGCAATCGAAGTGTTGGATTTGGAGTTTTTCGGACAGATTGCTAAAAAACACAATCTGATTTTCATAGTTGACAATTGTTTTGCAACACCTTACTTGCAGCAACCGATTAAATACGGGGCAGATTTGGTGGTTCATTCAGCAACGAAATTGATTGACGGTCAAGGGCGAGTGTTAGGCGGTGTTGCGGTTGGAAAAGCAGATTTAATTCGTGAGATTTATCTGTTTGCAAGGAACACTGGTCCGGCGATGTCGCCATTCAATGCCTGGGTTTTGAGCAAAAGTTTGGAAACTTTGGCGATTCGGGTAGAGAAACATTGCGAAAACGCATTGAAAGTGGCTGAGTTTCTGGAAAATCATCCCAATGTAGAATTGGTAAAATATCCGTTCCTGAAATCTCATCCGAGCTATGAAATCGCCAAAAAACAAATGAAATTAGGTGGAAATATCGTTGCTTTCGAAATCAAAGGCGGTACCGAGGGCGGTAGAAATTTCCTGAACAGAATTAAGATGTGTTCCCTTTCCGCCAACTTGGGAGACACAAGGACGATTGTTACACATCCTGCTTCCACAACGCATTCCAAACTTTCCGATGAGGAAAGAAGTGAAGTTGGAATTACTACCGGATTGGTGAGATGCTCCGTTGGTTTAGAAAATATTGATGATATAATTAATGATTTAAAACAAGCTTTAGACTAA
- a CDS encoding ACT domain-containing protein: MTDKNAINIYRNKALVNFEGKDFLGQIGVDSRIFQVLNGGGISVGVISQQAIENGISVLVDENDASDAVDFLNKEFEKEKNNGQVSNIYSIENLSVIGFVSENYNKILSELQRNKIFPLLLSQIASAGRVNIVVTDNQTEITKNIIETEIYGKPKTVHLALIGHGNVGGTLVEQILDSAYDILNRKRVDLKIVAIANSRKVAFNKAGFGSDWRQKIKYSQTESSVQSLVDFVNEHHLENLVMVDNTASKDFVKNYPVFVENGFDVVGSNKIYNTLPISEYRNFRKLLEKNKKKYLYETNVGAGLPLIDTIKLLHLSGENITRIKGVFSGTLSYVFNNFSLRNDKFSTIINEALEKGYTEPDPREDLSGNDVARKLLILARELDLINEFDDINIQNLVPETLLSVSKEEFLSRLQELDSEYQNIKENQQPDHVLRYVGDLHGDLQKEKGELDVKLISVPANSALGQLKGSDSIFEIYTESYGENPIVIMGAGAGAKVTARGVFGDILRLSETK, translated from the coding sequence ATGACAGACAAGAATGCAATTAATATTTATAGAAACAAAGCTTTGGTGAATTTCGAAGGGAAAGACTTTCTTGGACAGATTGGCGTTGATTCACGCATATTTCAGGTTTTGAATGGAGGAGGAATCAGTGTGGGCGTTATTTCCCAACAAGCGATTGAAAATGGAATTTCTGTTCTTGTAGATGAGAATGATGCTTCTGATGCAGTTGATTTTCTGAATAAAGAATTCGAAAAAGAAAAAAACAATGGACAAGTCAGCAATATTTATAGCATCGAAAACCTAAGTGTGATCGGATTTGTTTCGGAAAATTACAATAAGATTTTATCAGAACTTCAGCGTAATAAAATTTTCCCATTGTTGTTGAGTCAAATCGCTTCTGCTGGAAGAGTGAATATCGTCGTAACCGATAACCAAACCGAAATCACAAAAAATATCATCGAAACCGAAATCTACGGAAAACCGAAAACCGTTCATCTCGCTTTGATTGGTCACGGTAATGTTGGCGGGACTTTGGTTGAGCAGATTTTGGATTCAGCTTACGATATTCTGAATCGTAAAAGAGTGGATTTGAAAATCGTTGCAATTGCCAATTCCAGAAAAGTAGCTTTCAACAAAGCCGGTTTCGGAAGCGATTGGAGACAGAAAATTAAATATTCTCAAACAGAATCCAGTGTCCAGTCTTTGGTAGATTTTGTAAATGAACATCATTTGGAAAATTTGGTGATGGTAGATAACACGGCGAGCAAAGATTTTGTTAAAAATTATCCTGTGTTTGTAGAGAACGGATTTGATGTCGTTGGCTCTAACAAAATCTACAACACATTACCCATCTCAGAATATCGGAATTTCAGGAAATTATTAGAAAAAAATAAAAAGAAATACCTCTATGAAACCAATGTTGGTGCTGGTTTACCTCTAATTGACACCATTAAATTATTGCATCTTTCAGGAGAAAATATTACAAGAATCAAAGGTGTTTTTTCCGGAACATTAAGTTATGTTTTCAATAATTTTTCGCTTCGTAACGATAAATTCTCAACCATTATCAACGAAGCTTTGGAAAAAGGGTACACCGAACCGGATCCACGCGAAGATTTATCTGGAAATGATGTTGCAAGAAAATTGTTGATTCTGGCAAGAGAGCTGGATTTGATTAATGAATTTGATGACATCAATATTCAGAATCTTGTTCCGGAAACTCTATTGTCAGTTTCCAAAGAAGAATTCCTTTCAAGATTGCAAGAACTGGATTCAGAATACCAGAACATCAAAGAAAATCAGCAACCAGACCACGTGTTAAGATATGTCGGCGATTTGCACGGCGATTTACAAAAAGAAAAAGGAGAGTTGGATGTCAAATTAATTTCTGTGCCAGCCAATTCGGCATTAGGACAACTTAAAGGTTCCGATTCTATTTTCGAAATCTACACAGAAAGTTATGGCGAGAATCCAATTGTCATTATGGGAGCCGGAGCCGGAGCCAAGGTGACTGCAAGAGGCGTTTTCGGAGATATTTTAAGACTTAGCGAAACAAAATAA